One Silene latifolia isolate original U9 population chromosome 4, ASM4854445v1, whole genome shotgun sequence DNA segment encodes these proteins:
- the LOC141652381 gene encoding uncharacterized protein LOC141652381, with translation MSSHPLCVLCTHIYCICNIAEQIVKEHGEFYTDFGNITINWLKVKRDQTHYPLSERMLLKTAFHGVKTWSVFANVDWTPPDHPPKALSIPVRKPQLNMANHEHVLNLQVSNHPSTNFEIKAGDNPSPGNFNISKSKSGKKKRSHRDVSNVMQSEFVGTSIGCEMRKKKMRYGCRDTAAHVHNASSASTDAKGTPALLGQLEGTGKISCSIIDPESVVHNADAIFQAPPKKGKGKKKGSDEANMRNLTKQTIRKSKRKKHDHPSSNLMTVEKGNENERISLVSHQLQSEVHEAEQTKVIGVESFRPPQLSTPRVNGENASVKPKKRMQKKRSNSGGSSSTVHTEQQLNANTQKTVVEQADLTPNHKVNDVDSQEKVSLHEKTHDGSTEEVRQLDNQPPTNLKSKKLDGQNLIIPNTQVSERNAQLQNNVQESEVSGQLGTKPLPLHQISQHEEHLNVQSVEVVKPVEKTPTFSVNHQPEAEQRDFLQTNGTSNATNHRTGKSASEGLYNDLNDIPWQEDSSNLAEMASPKTLRASEQKVRNTDLPMSAVAEFKEENLTISTSSKQVMKSQVPLGDTVNSGARKPGQNNPARKNGVLRPNLNARRKSSATSSLISVKSAKTIHKKKNQETVPSHKNMGMPVSSLGFVGFFCDSPDIESERSGSSIGTLDDSSSADSSEGESEGDKVTSQHEAKGSGSARDEKKLDMSALKGMDVASVLRRSCLYKSKQAAFQSQMEDGETEPLKSVPDSCSD, from the exons CTTAAG GTTAAGCGAGACCAGACGCACTATCCCCTATCAGAAAGAATGCTTTTGAAAACAGCTTTTCATGGGGTTAAGACCTGGTCTGTTTTTGCCAATGTCGATTGGACCCCTCCTGATCACCCACCTAAAGCACTATCCATTCCTGTAAGGAAACCTCAGCTAAACATGGCAAATCATGAACATGTCTTAAACCTGCAAGTGTCAAATCATCCATCTACGAATTTTGAAATCAAAGCAGGAGATAATCCTAGTCCTGGAAACTTTAATATTTCAAAGTCTAAGTCCGGGAAGAAAAAACGTTCTCATAGAGATGTTTCAAATGTTATGCAGTCTGAATTTGTTGGAACTTCTATTGGCTGTGAAATGAGGAAGAAGAAAATGAGATACGGTTGTCGTGACACAGCTGCTCATGTTCATAATGCTTCTTCTGCCTCTACTGATGCTAAGGGAACCCCTGCACTTCTCGGTCAACTCGAAG GGACTGGCAAAATTTCATGTAGCATTATTGACCCAGAAAGTGTAGTCCACAATGCTGATGCTATATTTCAGGCGCCGCCAAAAAAAGGGAAGGGAAAAAAGAAGGGTAGTGATGAAGCCAATATGAGAAATCTGACAAAACAGACAATACGCAAGTCTAAACGAAAGAAGCATGATCATCCCTCATCTAACTTGATGACTGTGGAGAAGGGTAATGAAAATGAAAGAATCTCTCTGGTCAGCCATCAACTTCAGAGTGAAGTTCACGAAGCTGAGCAGACGAAGGTGATTGGTGTTGAATCCTTTAGGCCTCCTCAACTCAGTACTCCTCGAGTCAATGGAGAAAATGCAAGTGTCAAACCCAAAAAGAGGATGCAAAAGAAGCGTTCTAATTCTGGAGGCAGCAGTTCCACTGTACATACGGAGCAACAGTTAAACGCAAACACACAGAAAACA GTTGTTGAACAGGCTGATCTTACACCGAATCACAAGGTTAATGATGTTGACTCCCAAGAGAAAGTTTCACTCCATGAGAAGACACATGATGGTTCAACTGAAGAAGTAAGGCAACTTGATAATCAACCTCCAACTAACTTGAAGTCAAAGAAGCTTGATGGACAAAACTTGATCATTCCAAATACTCAAGTAAGTGAAAGAAATGCTCAACTTCAGAATAATGTTCAAGAATCAGAAGTCTCAGGTCAGCTTGGCACAAAACCCTTACCACTACATCAGATCAGCCAACATGAAGAGCATCTGAATGTTCAGAGTGTTGAAGTCGTCAAGCCGGTTGAAAAGACACCAACCTTTTCTGTCAACCATCAGCCTGAG GCGGAGCAGCGTGATTTTCTGCAGACTAATGGTACCAGTAATGCTACTAACCATAGAACAGGAAAGTCAGCTAGTGAGGGACTCTATAATGATCTCAACGATATCCCATGGCAAGAAGATTCATCTAATTTAGCTGAGATGGCGAGTCCAAAAACACTACGAGCAAGTGAGCAAAAGGTAAGGAATACTGATCTGCCTATGTCTGCAGTTGCTGAGTTCAAGGAAGAAAACTTGACAATTTCGACAAGTTCAAAACAAGTGATGAAAAGTCAAGTTCCTCTTGGTGATACTGTGAACTCTGGGGCAAGAAAGCCTGGTCAAAATAATCCTGCGAGAAAAAATGGTGTTTTGCGTCCAAATTTGAATGCTAGAAGAAAGTCTTCTGCAACATCGAGCTTGATTTCTGTCAAATCGGCCAAGACAATCCACAAGAAGAAGAATCAGGAGACTGTGCCTTCACACAAAAATATGGGGATGCCTGTGAGTTCCTTGGGTTTCGTGGGTTTCTTTTGTGACAGTCCTGATATTGAAAGTGAAAGAAGTGGTTCAAGTATTGGAACCCTGGATGATTCATCTTCAGCTGATTCCTCTGAAGGAGAAAGCGAAGGAGATAAGGTGACATCCCAACACG AAGCTAAAGGTAGTGGGAGTGCAAGGGACGAGAAGAAGTTGGA CATGTCAGCATTGAAGGGTATGGATGTAGCGTCGGTACTAAGAAGGTCTTGCCTATACAAGAGCAAGCAAGCAGCTTTCCAATCACAAATGGAAGACGGTGAGACTGAGCCACTTAAATCAGTTCCTGACAGTTGTTCAGACTGA
- the LOC141653711 gene encoding GDSL esterase/lipase At5g41890: MTISSCSCSCINAAVFIQILSFLLLPCVSPTSFLFGDSLIDAGNNDYIFTLSKADSPPYGIDFSPSGGLPTGRFTNGRTVSDIIGQSLGSQSLPPPFLAPNSQNQVIHAGINYASGSAGILPETGQLFIGRIPLPDQVGYFEQTRANIVRLTGGKAAQDAIKNAIFTIAIGSNDILNYVQPFVPLAGKQFIEPEVFQDLILSNLTVQLKRLQKLGASRFIVIGIGPLGCIPYIRATKLLWLGKCSKEVNGFIQDYNRKLKRELELLNNELGQDAVFVYANAYNIFMDLITNYHQYGFVNAEDPCCGGYFPPFVCFQIKDTNSSSSLCQDRSKYVFWDAFHPTEAANLIIAKKLLDGDQTVTSPINIRQLYHSFS, encoded by the exons ATGACAATCTCTTCCTGTTCCTGTTCTTGTATTAATGCAGCCGTTTTTATCCAAAtcctttctttccttcttttaccCTGTGTTTCCCCTACCTCTTTCTTATTTGGCGACTCTTTAATTGATGCTGGAAACAATGACTACATCTTCACCCTCTCTAAGGCTGACTCTCCTCCTTACGGTATTGATTTCTCACCTTCTGGCGGACTCCCTACTGGAAGGTTTACAAATGGCCGCACTGTTTCCGACATCATAG GCCAGTCACTAGGATCGCAATCTTTGCCGCCGCCTTTCCTTGCTCCAAACTCCCAAAATCAAGTCATTCATGCTGGAATAAATTACGCCTCAGGATCAGCTGGAATACTCCCTGAAACAGGACAGTTGTTT ATCGGAAGGATCCCTCTGCCAGACCAAGTAGGGTATTTTG AACAAACAAGAGCTAACATTGTCCGATTGACAGGAGGGAAAGCTGCACAAGACGCGATAAAAAATGCAATTTTCACCATAGCAATTGGTTCTAACGACATTCTCAATTATGTCCAGCCATTTGTACCACTTGCAGGAAAGCAATTTATCGAACCTGAAGTCTTTCAAGACCTAATACTGTCCAATTTGACAGTACAGCTCAAG AGATTACAGAAATTAGGGGCAAGCAGGTTCATTGTAATCGGGATTGGACCTTTGGGATGCATACCATACATCAGAGCTACCAAGTTACTGTGGCTCGGAAAATGCTCTAAGGAGGTGAATGGGTTCATACAAGACTACAACAGAAAACTGAAAAGAGAGCTAGAATTGCTAAATAACGAGCTGGGACAGGACGCCGTTTTTGTGTATGCCAACGCCTACAACATTTTCATGGACCTCATAACTAATTATCATCAATATG GATTTGTGAACGCTGAGGACCCGTGTTGTGGTGGATACTTTCCTCCTTTTGTTTGCTTTCAAATCAAAGATACCAACAGCAGCTCAAGTTTGTGTCAAGATAGGTCCAAGTATGTGTTTTGGGACGCATTTCATCCTACAGAAGCTGCCAACTTGATCATTGCAAAAAAACTACTTGACGGTGATCAAACGGTCACTTCTCCGATTAATATCCGACAACTTTACCATAGTTTCTCTTAG